From a single Pseudoalteromonas nigrifaciens genomic region:
- the tmk gene encoding dTMP kinase, producing MKPKFIVIEGLEGAGKSTAIALCQSFLNSKKIDFINVREPGGTPLAESLRTLVKAQHDEEIAFETELLIMYAARSQLMHNVINPALEQGQWVLADRHDLSSQAYQGGGRGISANTLASLSSMVLKGLKPDLTIYLDIDPVIGLERAKGRGELDRIEQEAIEFFQRTRMRYLELANDDNSIKTVDANQSIEHVHRDITNVLRTFFAEQK from the coding sequence ATGAAACCTAAATTTATAGTAATCGAAGGGTTAGAAGGGGCCGGTAAATCTACCGCTATTGCTTTGTGCCAGTCGTTTTTAAACAGCAAAAAAATTGATTTTATTAATGTGCGTGAACCCGGTGGTACGCCGCTTGCTGAGTCGTTACGTACATTAGTAAAAGCACAACATGACGAAGAAATAGCGTTCGAAACTGAGTTATTAATTATGTACGCTGCACGCTCGCAGCTAATGCATAATGTTATTAACCCAGCACTTGAGCAAGGGCAATGGGTACTTGCCGATCGTCATGACTTGTCATCGCAGGCGTATCAGGGTGGTGGGCGTGGTATTAGTGCTAATACACTTGCATCACTTTCTTCCATGGTATTAAAAGGGCTAAAACCCGATTTAACCATTTACTTAGATATTGATCCGGTTATTGGCCTTGAACGCGCTAAAGGTCGAGGCGAATTAGACAGAATAGAACAAGAAGCGATTGAGTTTTTTCAGCGTACACGGATGCGTTACTTAGAACTTGCTAATGACGACAACTCCATTAAAACTGTTGACGCAAACCAAAGCATTGAGCACGTACATCGTGATATAACGAATGTATTACGCACATTTTTTGCAGAGCAAAAATAA